CTTTATCCTTACCTGAGAAAACAAAGTGATGCAGTCTTGATTATCTTTCTCAACTTAACAGAGCAGCAGCTTCACAGCTTACCAGGGCACAAACAGTTCTTCTATAGAGACGTTTCAGGGGGGTCAGTTCAGAATGTTTTGTTATAAACAGAACAAAGGTTGGAGCAAAGCCTGTTTATATAAATGTCTCTTGCATGAAACTACAATCATCCCTCTAGCCCAAGTCAAACAAAAAGGGCTCTAGGTTATTTCTACGCTATATTTTGCAACGCTTAAATATCAAAATGTGAAATCTGGGTGTGTTTATGCAAGAGTACTTATTGACCAATATTCTGCATGCCACACACATATTTTCTTGAACAACATTCTATATTCATGCAAACAATTGAAATATTTAGcaccatctttcttttttttttttttctggacctgtagtcacaattatttttttcattcctacACAGTGAAATTGTCAAGCCAGTTATTTATAATTGCAGAATCTACAAAGCTGGTATAAAATCGGATGTTTTGGTAAAAAGAATCAGATGATACACTGGGCAATTAAGTCTATAAACTTTGGCCACAGTTTCATTGTACAATGCTCAACGACCGTCACTCTTGATTATGATATTATTTTCCTTCTGATCTTTTTCGTTGCTCCTCAGATATGTTACATGCCCAATTACATGTTCACTAAAATGACATTAAGATGTATGCTGTATTTGAGAATAAGAGCTCTGGAGAAGAAAGGGTCTGCATGTACTATATTCCTCCATATTGGCACCATGTCAATTCAAAATAGTACTTTTAGTCCATGTGGGGTTTTTCTGGAGCACCCTatgaagaaatgaaaaacaatatgtatcaatttaaaagaaagactTACACTGACGACCACAAACTATTCAGTTTTCACAAAGCAACCAAAATCTGAAAAGATGACAAGTATGAAATCCAATCTCCAAAATCTAATGAGCACGCTTTCATATGAAGCGTACAAACCCCTAGAACAGGGTTGTAAGACAAAAAGCCACCTTGCTGGACAGGAGGTCAAAGTCAAGGTCATCCAGCACAGTCAGCATGGGTGGTTGCTACATCTTCCAAGCTTCAAGTCAATACACCAGACAGTACCAGAGATACAGCAGCAACCAATGCACCACACATCAGTGAAGACACCTCTTTGAATAGCTACCCTGGAAACCTGTCTTGAGTTGGTTGTACCCTACTGTATCTCTGGGACAAGCTGTTGTATTGACTGGAGACTTGGACAGTACAACAGCCAACTAGTGGTCGAGCTTCCTGACCTATCAAATCTGACTGCCAGACAGCGTAATGTATTCCCTTAATTACAGTGAGCAATTACCTTGACATAATCTGCTATTTCAATTAAGATGATCTGATAATAGGTGATTTTTGCCTGATATTTCGCTTTTTCTTTAGTAGGAGAGTCCCTAATTAGTTACCTCTATTGTACATTCCTTTTCTATAACTTCCATCTAAACTTAAAAGGTGTTAtctaatgaaatacatttatacaatgtATCTGCAATTGTACCTTTGGACTCATTTCCATTATAGCATGAAGaatgttttttaaccctttcGGTCCTGGCGGGACTGTAGCGCCATGCTAACACATGCCGTCGGAAATCACgctggaacctcacgggactcctaggtcccagtctgagctagtgtcGAAATATACATAATCTTTTTTAGCCTGTTCTCACATACTCAATATAGAAGTTTAATCTTCAGCTTGAccaaaataattcaggactgaaagggttaaacagtggTGACGGGTTTGCTTTCGATGTGCTGGTTAGGGGGACTACATTATAGGTGTTCTAGAACAGTAGCATAGATTTGGAATTAAGATATATGAGGCTGTgtgggtccagtggttaaagaaacagagtTTGTAaacaggaggttccaggttcaaatcccagctcagctcaCAGACTCACTGTGTGTCACCCTGTGTAAGTCATTTAACCTGCTTATGAAAAAATATGTTCCTTTGTTCCAAAATATGTCTTTCAGGTTTGACGTTGTTATAAGcgacactgcagctgatgcatagttcacacaccctattctctgtaagttgccttggataaaggagtcttcaaataaacaaataattctagATTCTGAACTTAACATTACAGAAATGATAGAGACAGTCAGCATTGGAAAGCAGTAATAATACAACTTACCATTGCTAGCTGTCTTCCAATATTTCCCACAGTAACGCCTCCTGAGAAGAATATACAAGGAAGCCAGGAACGAATATACAGGAAGTCTGGCGATGTATACctagaataaaaacaaagattactTGTTCCacagtggaaataaaaaaaaattgatgtgtTCTTTAAGGAGTGAATTGAACTGGATAAAAAAAGACATCTGCACTAATTCTGCCAGCCCGCTCAAACAGACACACCAATGTCTGGATATGATGTCAATCAAGACACGCAGCAGCAGATCGTTTTGACTTTCTAAATGTATTATGaatggttttgcatttaatttaaattcgTCAGAGTCCCTGGCTTCATTGAGATGCATACTTACTGATAGACTCCATTGTAGACCAGAAACTGAGTGATCAGCGTTGCAAGAACGGCGATTGTAATTCCAAGACCAAACCCACTCCTTGATCGATCAAACGTCCACCACAGCCCCAAAGAGAGAGCAGCTAGTGTGAGTGACAGCTGGACATTGTTGGCAAAATCCAGTTTCTTTTAAGCAGAGTCAAGGGAAAATAAGGCTCTTTGTTACAGTGTATTGTGTGTGGTCTAATTATAATaatccatatatatatctatatattttctgACATCCTCAGTATTTTTGTATTCTGTAAGATGTCCTCTTAAAACAAATAGTAGATTTAAGACAGGagaaaacgctttgaaaatatgttccTTTGTTCCAAAATACCATGGCACAGCTTCAGCTGACTGTACAGCATAAGCTACAAGAAAATCGAACAAGACTGGCTCAGTGAATTAGCCTGTACTACCAGTTTATGAAGGAAGAATGTGACTGAAGGATACAGCACTAGCATGGTTGATGCCCACAAAGACGGCGATGCATCTCATGACACTGGCCCATTCTCTCTTGAATTTGTGTGGCTCCCCCAGATGACTGTCAATGCAAGGGTACAGGAGACCCACCACAGCTGCAACAGAAAGACAGCAAATCGTGTTACTACACAACAGCAGCATGTTAGCACAGCCCCACAGTTTCTCAACCATCCCCTCTACAGACCACTCTCCCTGGCATGGACCAAAAAACACGTGTTTCACTGTTTTCAGGACTATAGCACTCATAAAGAAAGCAAATATTTCAACCCATTAAGTGCCagtgtcctcatttgaggacaggctacttctGTAATTTTCTGGAGCATTTTTAATTGCATCTACATGTTATTTtcatgttctctttaactatattgttatgataactttaattttgttaactgtaaaagttaagtctaaatgtaatgtatcaaattacataaatacagcttgtgttctgattaattcaaatacatgttaatttggtacagaatgggttaaaatgtattttaaactgccACAAAGTTCGATTAAGGCAAACCAGGTTGGCAGCTTGGTTCCATTTTTGCCACAAATGATTACTTTCTCAAGGGCATGTCTTGTGAGGGGTAGAGCTGATTCTTGTCTTGCTGGGCTGGGTAAAGTGTAGCAGGTTAATTTGTGGATGTGGCAATGTGGCCATGCGGAAACTTTCAGGGATCTGCATTTCTTAGTTAAAACTACTATAATATCTATAATTACATTCTAaagaagaagaatacaaaaaaaaaaaaaactggtgtaaTGTTTCCTAAGTCCAACCGAAAGAACTCCTTAGCTTCCTTCTTCCCACCcgactatacaggccagatttgtggagtgcttgggatattgttgtcacatgcacactttgaccagtcttggacataaaagcctgtagctcttgcaaatttgccattggcctcttggtagcctctctgatcagtctccttcttgctcggtcatccagtttagagggatggcctgatctatgcatggtcttggtggtgccatacaccttccacttcttaataatagtcttgactgtgttccatgggatattcaaggcctttgatattttttatacccatcccttgatctgtgcctttcaacaactttgtccccggagttcttttgaaacctccttggtgctcatggttgagtctttgttttgaaatgcactacccagcagagggaacctacaggaactgctgatttTATCctgaaactattttaatgcattttaaatccaggctataaggcaacacacAACCTTCTGTATTTGCaataaattgaaacattttatttttttagtaatacaATTATAGTAACTCCAGgccatttcattaaaacattaatctttttaaaagctacagtaagAACACCTTTAGAGGTAACGCATATCAGACTGAACATATGAGGTTAGTTTGAAGAACGTACCATTATAATGTACCGCTGGCTATGTTGTCATTAGACTGATAGGGCTGTCAGTGAGGAATCCAGCGGGAAataatttgctttttaaatgcgGATCGCTTAATTTAAAGGTTAAGCAAAACTGCCAACTCTTCAACTGTTTAGTTTCAATTACAAATCTGCAAAACTAACGTATGCACAATGCTTTTGCAATACATACACAGAATACAACATTAAATACGGCTGCTTTGCCTTGTTCAGTTCtggcatgttgtttatttatttattttgatacgCAGTAGCAGAAGATTCTTCCTCCAGCCGCAGTGTTTGTGCAGAAGGGGCGGGCGGGTGAGGGCAGGGTCCGGGCACAGCACTTCAGCTACAGTATTTAATCAGACACGTTACTTCCTTATTGCTGTTTTTCGTGCAATGGCATGTTCAAGCTAACAGCCAATCAGAGTGAAGCCCGACGCTCTCCAGTTCCCGAAACAGCCAATGCGTGTACAGCGACAGACCGCGAACAGGAACCTAACCAGGCGGTGTCCGGGGACGCGCTATTTAAAGTGGTAGCGTCACCTTTAAAGACAACTAAAAATGACTCGCAAAGGCTCTTTTCAAAGAGTTACGCGCTCTCCCTGACCATACGCACAACAGCCTACACTTCATCCCGTGTCTTCATTTGTTTAACCCTTACATGCACGCGTCTTTATCAATCGCTATCTGTTTGACAATGCCTACTGTTTAATAAAGCATGTATTTTATACCTTTTCTAACAGGCCTTTCTGCCGCTCAGCTAAGTAAGAGTCACATTCCGTGTAAAGCACACACGTGTCAGGTGTGCAGCATTGTGCATGCTGTTATATAATGCAGTGCAGGCGCTTGGCT
The Polyodon spathula isolate WHYD16114869_AA unplaced genomic scaffold, ASM1765450v1 scaffolds_1854, whole genome shotgun sequence DNA segment above includes these coding regions:
- the LOC121310214 gene encoding insulin-induced gene 1 protein-like, producing the protein MPRREGHCWSCSCSAAVKSNDISSATWPASKAGEMMTIIPSIVRGAYSSLLRRQAPHLIRRGLVLFTVGVLLALVLNLLQIQRNVTLFPEEVIATLLSSAWWVPPCCGTAAAVVGLLYPCIDSHLGEPHKFKREWASVMRCIAVFVGINHASAKLDFANNVQLSLTLAALSLGLWWTFDRSRSGFGLGITIAVLATLITQFLVYNGVYQYTSPDFLYIRSWLPCIFFSGGVTVGNIGRQLAMGAPEKPHMD